A region from the Bacteroidetes Order II. bacterium genome encodes:
- a CDS encoding FAD-dependent oxidoreductase produces the protein MNRRQFLVQGATSVCILPFAGWQTAFTPQRKEVVILGAGLSGLYAALLLQEAGYTVTVLEGKDRIGGKVFTLNQLNGKPEGGGWTIGDHYTRFRSLVERFKLTLLELPVVAGPPGTLFFVNGQRVALRDWSMAKPNQLSDGERQTPPPALLGKFIRSHNPLQHPRDWFDNPHPNLDISIEAFLRKQKASKEALRLMRVAPNTNDLHKTSLLWAMRDDERRKRHSGDRFYRIEGGNSRLTNALAASLNHSVMLNKIVQKIQQSEGKVSVTCTDGLVVKADYVISTLPFSVMRGLDIKPFPPVLQAEAIQHLPYTAITQVYLQVEQPFWADDDFPVAMWTDTAIERVLPITNEKGQISMLVVWMDGKNALAFDKLPPEKQAKQIINTIGAIRPATRDALTVVHTQRWARNPFALGAYSHFAPGQITRFARQMAQPTGALYFAGEHTAIESPGMEGALESAERVVRELMDAG, from the coding sequence ATGAACCGTCGTCAATTTCTTGTACAAGGCGCAACTTCCGTTTGTATTTTACCTTTTGCAGGCTGGCAAACCGCCTTCACCCCTCAAAGAAAAGAAGTCGTCATTCTGGGCGCCGGGCTTTCTGGTCTGTATGCGGCATTATTGCTGCAAGAGGCAGGATACACGGTCACGGTTTTAGAAGGCAAAGACCGGATCGGTGGCAAGGTGTTTACACTGAATCAGCTAAACGGAAAACCAGAAGGTGGCGGATGGACCATTGGTGATCATTATACCCGGTTCCGGAGCCTTGTTGAACGGTTTAAACTTACGCTATTGGAATTACCTGTCGTTGCAGGACCTCCCGGAACGTTGTTTTTTGTGAACGGACAACGGGTTGCTTTACGAGACTGGTCTATGGCCAAGCCCAATCAACTTTCCGATGGAGAACGTCAAACCCCGCCACCCGCTTTATTGGGCAAGTTCATCCGATCACATAACCCACTACAACATCCGCGAGACTGGTTCGACAACCCACACCCCAACTTAGACATCTCGATAGAGGCATTTTTACGCAAACAAAAGGCCTCCAAAGAAGCCCTCCGATTGATGCGTGTGGCCCCTAATACGAATGACCTTCACAAAACTTCGCTCTTGTGGGCCATGAGAGATGATGAACGCCGGAAACGCCATTCGGGCGACCGATTTTACCGGATCGAGGGGGGAAATAGCCGTTTAACCAATGCCCTTGCAGCGTCATTGAACCATTCGGTTATGTTGAATAAAATTGTTCAGAAAATTCAACAGTCAGAGGGCAAGGTATCGGTCACTTGTACAGACGGCTTGGTAGTCAAGGCCGATTATGTCATCTCGACGTTGCCCTTCTCGGTTATGCGAGGCTTAGACATCAAACCTTTTCCACCTGTTTTGCAAGCAGAAGCCATCCAACATTTACCCTATACCGCTATTACCCAAGTCTATCTTCAGGTAGAGCAACCATTCTGGGCCGATGATGACTTTCCAGTCGCCATGTGGACAGACACGGCGATCGAACGGGTTTTGCCCATTACCAACGAAAAAGGACAGATTAGCATGTTGGTGGTTTGGATGGACGGCAAAAATGCACTGGCCTTTGATAAACTTCCACCGGAAAAACAAGCAAAACAAATCATAAATACCATAGGCGCGATCCGGCCCGCCACACGCGATGCACTTACAGTGGTCCATACCCAAAGGTGGGCCCGTAATCCGTTTGCACTGGGCGCTTATTCCCATTTTGCGCCAGGGCAAATCACCCGCTTCGCCCGCCAGATGGCCCAACCTACTGGAGCATTGTACTTTGCCGGAGAGCACACCGCCATTGAAAGCCCCGGAATGGAGGGGGCATTAGAGTCCGCAGAGCGGGTTGTCCGGGAACTAATGGACGCTGGTTAA